The Apibacter raozihei DNA segment TATAATAAAAAAAAACTTTACGGGTACATTTCAGCTGGGAGCAAGTACAACTGTGGGTCAGTATTTATTACCCTCGCTAATGTCTCAATTTCATATCAAATACCCGGATATTAAATTATCATTAGTAACAGCCAATACCCGGAGTATTGAGAGTTATTTAATAGATAAAAAAATTCAGTTAGGTATTGTCGAAGGAAAACCAAAAAATAAACAATTAAAATACGTTCCTTTTATAGAAGATGAAATTGTAGCAATAGCTCATACATCTCAAAAAATAGCTCGTGAGGAAACTTTATCTCTGAAGGAATTGAAAAAGATACCCCTGGTTTTGCGTGAGCCTGGTTCCGGAAGTTTAGATATTATCAGAGATGCATTGAGTAAACATAAATTGCAACTGAAAGATTTAACTGTAGCTATGCATTTAGGAAGTACAGAAAGTATAAAGTCTTATCTTACCCATGCAGATAGCATTGGTTTTGTATCAATAGCAGCAGTAAGTAAAGAAATTAAAAATGGAGAATTTCAAGTGATTGATATTGAAAAAGTAGATATTAAAAGATGGTTTTATTTTGTTTACAATCAAGGTGTTCCGGAGGGTGTTTCAGATTTGTTTATGAAGTTTGCAACAGCTCAGTATAACTTATAGTTATAAAGGATAACTTTTTTTCATTGGCATATCCTGTATAATACATGGATATTTGCTGTATGAATGCATGGAAAGAAAAAAAATTATATGTTCCCTTACATACAGCCAAACAAGTTTTATTTATTTTTATAGGTTTGTTGTGTTTGTCTCCCTTGGTTGATACTCCAATGGCTTTGTTGCTGGGAATTATATTTTCATTTGTTCTAGGTAATCCTTTTCCAGCCATGACAAAAAAAATAACTCAGTATCTTTTACAGTTTTCAGTTGTCGGATTAGGTTTTGGGATGGATATGTTCACTGCAATAAAAGTGGGCAGTGAAGGTTTAATTTTTACTGTAGGTTCTATAATGCTCACTTTATTTATAGGCACTTTATTAGGCAGAAGTTTGAAAATAAATAAAAAAATATCTATGTTAATTTCTTCAGGTACTGCTATATGTGGAGGAAGTGCTATTGCTGCAACTTCACCTATTATTCAGGCAAATGAACACGAAACTTCAATTTCACTGGCCACCATATTTATTTTAAACTCTATAGCATTATTTCTATTTCCGTTTATCGGACATTTACTTAATCTTTCGCAGGAACAATTTGGTTTCTGGGCGGCTATAGCAATCCATGATACCAGTTCCGTAGTGGGGGCAGCACAACATTACGGTTCCAAAGCTTTGGAAATTGCAACAATGGTTAAGCTGGAAAGAGCCCTTTGGATTATTCCGCTTTCAATTTTTATTATATTTACCTTTAAATCTGAAAAGGGTAGCAATAAAAAAAAGATAAAAATTCCATATTTCATTTTTTTATTCTTGTTAGCAATTGTATTTAATACGTATGTTCCTGAGTACTTTCCACTATTTAAAAGGATTGATAACTATCTGGTATTAATTTCCAAAAGAGGTTTGACTTTAACCTTATTTCTTATAGGAGCGGGTTTAAGTCTAACTTCAATACGGCAGGTTGGAGTTAAACCTTTGCTGCAGGGAGTAGGATTATGGCTTTTTATATCTGTATTTTCTTTGATTGTAATTTTATTGACAGTAAACTAATTTTTAGTAGTTATATTCCATTTTCTTTTGTATTTCTTCTAAACAAAGGTTGTTGATACTTCCTTCGTGGGTATGAGTAGTTTTTTTAGGAGATTGAAAGATGCCTTTTTCAACCTGTTCCCCTATGATTTTATAGGCATCCCGAAAAGGAATTCCCTGAGAAACCAGCTCATTTAAAGCATCAACTGTAAAAAGGTAATCATATTTAGGATCATCCAATATATTCTCTTTAACCTTTATATCTTTTAAAGAGTAATGAGCCATGTCCAGGCAAGACTTCATAGTTTGTATAGCCGGAATTAATCCTTCTTTTAATAGCTGTAGGTCTCGATGGTAACCACTTGGAAGATTATTGGTTATCAGAGTTAACTCATAAGGTAAAGCCTGAATTTTATTGCATTTTCCCCGTATCAATTCAAATACGTCCGGATTTTTTTTATGAGGCATAATACTTGAACCTGTAGTTAAATGTGAGGGAAGGGAGAGAAAATTAAAGTTCTGGCTCATGTATAGAGTAATATCCATGGCTAGTTTAGCCAAGGTACCAGCTAGGCTGCCAAGGGCAAAAGCTGTGCTTTTTTCTGACTTACCCCGGCTCATTTGAGCAGCCACCGAATTATATTTTAAGGTTTCAAATCCTAATTCTTGGGTTGTATATGTGCGATCTATAGGGAATGAACTTCCATAGCCTGCAGCAGAGCCTAATGGGTTTTGATCAACAATTTTGAGTGCCGCATTTAAAAGTATAATATCATCAATCATACTTTCTGCATAAGCTGACAGCCATAAGCCAAATGACGAAGGCATAGCTATCTGAAAATGAGTATATCCGGGTAATAAAATATGTTTATATTGATCAGCCAACAACATTAGTAAATCAAAAACTTCTCGGGTCTGAATCTTGATTTGAATTAGTTCGTCTTTTAAGTAAAGATTCATGTCAACCAGAACCTGATCATTTCTGGAACGAGCAGTATGTATTTTTTTTCCTGCTTCTCCAACTTTTTGCGTAAGCATGAATTCTACTTTGGAATGTACATCTTCAAATTCTTTTTCAATTTGGAAATCACCTGCTTTAATATCTGCAAGAATTTCATTTAAAGCATCAATTAAATCCAGTTTTTCCTGTTCTGAAATTAATCCTACCTTGGCAAGCATTTTAGCCTGTGCCAAAGATCCTAAGACATCGTATTTGGCTAATACAATATCCAGT contains these protein-coding regions:
- a CDS encoding YeiH family protein, coding for MNAWKEKKLYVPLHTAKQVLFIFIGLLCLSPLVDTPMALLLGIIFSFVLGNPFPAMTKKITQYLLQFSVVGLGFGMDMFTAIKVGSEGLIFTVGSIMLTLFIGTLLGRSLKINKKISMLISSGTAICGGSAIAATSPIIQANEHETSISLATIFILNSIALFLFPFIGHLLNLSQEQFGFWAAIAIHDTSSVVGAAQHYGSKALEIATMVKLERALWIIPLSIFIIFTFKSEKGSNKKKIKIPYFIFLFLLAIVFNTYVPEYFPLFKRIDNYLVLISKRGLTLTLFLIGAGLSLTSIRQVGVKPLLQGVGLWLFISVFSLIVILLTVN
- the argH gene encoding argininosuccinate lyase, which produces MKLWEKGIPTDQQVDYFTVGNDRELDIVLAKYDVLGSLAQAKMLAKVGLISEQEKLDLIDALNEILADIKAGDFQIEKEFEDVHSKVEFMLTQKVGEAGKKIHTARSRNDQVLVDMNLYLKDELIQIKIQTREVFDLLMLLADQYKHILLPGYTHFQIAMPSSFGLWLSAYAESMIDDIILLNAALKIVDQNPLGSAAGYGSSFPIDRTYTTQELGFETLKYNSVAAQMSRGKSEKSTAFALGSLAGTLAKLAMDITLYMSQNFNFLSLPSHLTTGSSIMPHKKNPDVFELIRGKCNKIQALPYELTLITNNLPSGYHRDLQLLKEGLIPAIQTMKSCLDMAHYSLKDIKVKENILDDPKYDYLFTVDALNELVSQGIPFRDAYKIIGEQVEKGIFQSPKKTTHTHEGSINNLCLEEIQKKMEYNY
- a CDS encoding LysR substrate-binding domain-containing protein — encoded protein: MSDFRLKIFYSVAKNLSFTKAADELFISQPAVTKNIKELELEYDLSFFLRKGNRIELTEAGKVLFAHAENILESYKQIRYDLDIIKKNFTGTFQLGASTTVGQYLLPSLMSQFHIKYPDIKLSLVTANTRSIESYLIDKKIQLGIVEGKPKNKQLKYVPFIEDEIVAIAHTSQKIAREETLSLKELKKIPLVLREPGSGSLDIIRDALSKHKLQLKDLTVAMHLGSTESIKSYLTHADSIGFVSIAAVSKEIKNGEFQVIDIEKVDIKRWFYFVYNQGVPEGVSDLFMKFATAQYNL